A segment of the Salvelinus sp. IW2-2015 linkage group LG23, ASM291031v2, whole genome shotgun sequence genome:
gggggagggagaggggaagcgagagagagggggagtgagggggAGATAGTGGGTAAGAGAgtgagaaggagcaggaggaagggggaaagggagggagttAGGTTTACAGGCAAAAACCTCTGGCTTCTATTTTAGAGTGAAAATGtgtaataaaggtaaaatatctGCACGGTGAAATAAACAATTGGTGGGAAAGGTGATAGCTTGAGACATGTCACTAACTAGGGTCTGGAAAACTATTTTATTTACcctgctcttcttcttcttgacCTCATCATAAGTGAGACTATCAGATTTGGCCACAACAGGGATGATGTTGACTTTGTCCTGCAGAGCCCTCATAAACTCTACATCCAATGGCCGCagactgacaacacacacacagacacacagtgtgtaACGTTTGTATAGGTTGAGTGTGtagtatgagtgtgtgtagtaTGGTACCCATGTCCGAAGGGAGAGATGAAGTAGAGGCAGCAGTGGACTCTGTTATCCTGGATGTTCTTTCTGTTCAGGCCGAATTCATCCCTGCGGTACTGTTCAAACTGATGGTCAATGTAGTCGGACACACACTTATAgctacagcagcacacacacacacaggacagaagtGTGTGTAAGTACAGCTCCCATGACACACATTCACAAGCGCGCACAATGGCTCTGGGGAGGACTGTCATTTTGAGACTAGGCTAAGCTTATTACTATTTAGCGTCTTTATGACTCTACATGTACCGGTGAATACCTATATACCTGTCTGTATTATTGATAGCATCTCCATAGCCTTGTGTGTCCACTACGTTGAGTTTGAGCTTCACTCCCTTCTCCTCGATGCACACTGTGTTCTTAGTGATGCCCACAGTCTGAGCCAGCCTCTCTGGACAACACACagatgcgcgcgcacacacacacacacacacacacacacacaaaaacacacacattcacaggcaTACACAGAAGATCAGAGGTTGTATAAAATCAATCTTGtagatcagggttgggtaggtacAGTAGAGACAAACCACTCCACAGGATACAACTTGATGTTGCAGAAGTACAATAGCAACAGTAATGGACCCCCATTGAGAAATCACACTCTCACCCTCTGCATTCAGCACCTTCCTGTCCTTGTAGAGGTCTGTAAGGAACAGACTGTTGACTAGTGTAGATTTACCCAGACCAGACTCTcctagagaaagagggagggagagaatgatgaAGAGAATGAGGGAGATGGAGCGCAAGAGATCCTGCTTAGCCGAAGGACCCTGATCATATCCATGCTAAATACTTCTAATTTAGCAGTGGAAGCATTGTCATGAAAGTGAACAAACTACAATTCCCTGACAGCCCTTCCCCTGTCCTCACCTACCACCATCAGAGTGAACTCAAATCCCTTCTTCACTGACTTCCTGTGTACCTGGTTGGGCAGAGTAGCAAAGCCTACATACTCCCTGTCCTGGTCCTGCAGGGGTTGACCACATGACAAACCAACATAAAGCAAAGACAAACAGATTATACTGTAACTCACTATTCGCAAAAAAGAGAATATACTGTACTCACTGCATGcataaaataaactcagcaaacaaagaaaacgtccctttttcaggaccccgtctttcaaagattaTTCGTAAAACTCAAAATAACTTCactgatcttcattgtaaagggttttaacactgtttcccatgcttgttcaatgaaacataaacaattaatgaacatgcacctgtagaacggtcgttaagacactaacagcttacagagggtaggcaattaaggtcacagttctgaaaacttagggcactaaagaggcctttctactgactctgaaaaacaccaaaagaaagatgcccagggtccctgctcatctgggtgaacgtgccttaggcatgctgcaaggaggcatgaggactgcagatgtggccagggcaataaattgcgatGTCCATTCTGTGAGACGCCATTTACAGCGCTacagggacaggacagacagctgatcgtccttgcagtggcagaccacgtgtaacaacacctgtacaggatgggtacatccgaacatcacacctacgggacaggtacaggatggcaacaacaactgcccgagttacaccaggaatgcacaatccctccatcagtgctcagactgtccgcaacaggctggactgagggcgtgtaggcctgttgtaaggcaggtcctcaccagacatcaccggcaacaacgtcgactatgggcacaaactcaccgtcactggaccagacaggactggcaaaaagtgctcttcactgacgagtcgcggttttgtctcaccaggggtgatggtcgattTTGCATTTAtaatcgaaggaatgagcattacaccgaggtctgtactctgaaGCAGGATCgaattggaggtggagggtccttcatggtctggggcggtgtgtcacagcatcatcggactgagcttgttgtcattgcaggcaatctcaacactgtgcattacagggaagacatcctcctccctcatgtggcatGTGGCAAAAtagatttgtatagaaaacactaaagtttccaaaactgttaaaataatgtctgtgagtataacagaactgatatggcaggcgaaaacctgaggaaaatccatccaggaagtgggatttttttgtgggttcttttctattgaatgcctatagagtatctaaaTGGTTAGgatccagattgcagttcctatgtcttccaccagatgtcaacagtctttaaacattgtttcaggcttgttatctgaaaaatgaagaagaatgagaccattTTGTAAGTGGACTGTAGAATCAAGCAGAGCTGGTTTGCGCACTTAACCGATTGCGCGCCCGTCGTTATTTTTCCTTTCTACTGaagacgctattgtccggttgaaatattatagattatttagacaatagacaacctgaggattaattataaacatcgtttgacatgttttgatGAACTTCACCGGTACTATTATGATGttttctgcatgttttgaccgcctttgagccagtggattactgaataaaacgcgccaacaaaacagagtttttggatataaagagggactttattgaacaaaacaaacatttattgtgtagctgggactcttgtgactgcaaccaaaagatgatcttcaaaggtaagtgattaattttatcgccatttctgacttttgtaattcctttacttggttgtaaaatgtttgtatgcttttgtaagcggggcgctgtcctcagataatcgcatggtatgctttcgctgtaaagcctttttgaaatctgacaaagcagctggattaacaggaagttaatctttaagcctatgtataacacttgtatttttatgaaagtttattatgactatttctgtattttgaatttggcgctctgcaatttcaccagatgttggccaggtgggacgctaggtTAAATTTATCAaccaaaaagttagcttataacagtgaaccttttttgtgggatacacaaggcaattcgaagtcttgtggcatattttggttaaactatccccaattcaatacACTGTAGTAGCGTATACACAATAcgctactacactgtctgagccaaggaccaCATGCTTTCtgttaagttttgattacaatactgggtgaggtgaatatattttatatgacatacatgctTTTTTgctaactagtaaatagtagcctacagcaaagtgtgtttaaataatttctaacttgttagcAATTTCTGCTAggtagtttttgctaccatgtggggtttagcttgcttgagccttctaactgaggagtgttaattcacctgtttccaaacatgtttcattttaggagttatttaatttaactgttaATCTGTACATGGCATTGTATTTGGGTTTTCTATTTACAATTTtttctctaatctttacagggaaatgccacgggcactatctgatgtgtggagacatttcactgcagctaatgtagaaggaaaagctgtgtacatttgcaaatactgtgccaaataatgtgaagaatgcaacaaagatgcagaatcatctggccaagtgcataaagttccctcagtgctcacaacaagcaacctctgacaaaagtccctctacttctattcgaggtgaaaatgaaggatcagacaccttatcgatagcaacagctcatggtcctcctagAATCTGAAGTTTTTTTtaactcaatggaggaacgtagtcagagaaaggctgatgaatgtcttgctcgagctgtgtatgcaactgattcacctctgatgctcacaggcagtgtgtattggaagagatttctgaatgttcctcacccagcatacacccctccaaccagacatgctttatctactcttTTGCTGGatacagagttcaacagagttcaagtgaaggtcaagcaaatcatagagaaagaagactgtattgcaatcatctctgatgggtggtcaaatgttcatgggcaaggaataattaactacatctccacccctcaaccagtattctacaagagcacagacacaagggacaacagacacactggtctctacattgcagatgagctgaaggcagtcatcaatgaccttggatcgtagaaggtatttgcactggtgatagacaatgctgcaaacatgaaggctgcttcgtctaaagtggaggagtcctaccctcacatcacacctattggctgtgctgctcatgcattgaatctgctcctcaaggacatcatggcactgaaaataATGGATACActgccaaggaaatggttaggtaggtgaagggtcatcaagttatagcagcaatctacctcaccaagcaaagtgagaagaataagagcaccacattgaagctgctcagcaacacccattggggtggtgttgtcatcatgtttgacagtctcctggaggggaaggagtctctccaagaaatggccatatcatagtctgccgatatggacagccccatcaagaggatcctcctggatgatgcatTTCGGGAGAGAGTGGTatgcagcctgaaactcctgcaacctatagcagtagccattgcacggattgaaggagacaatgccatcctgtctgatgttcagactgcttgcagatgtaagataagaaatccgtactgccctgcccacttcactgttgctccaagcagaggaaaccaCAGTTCTGAAAttcatcaaaaagcgtgaagacttctgcctgaagcccatacacgccgcagcgtacatgtggGACCCTAAGAgcatcattttacagatgtatgttgaaaacgtttttgggagaagtgatggatcattggggatcaatCAATATtacctttcttttgttgttcaatgaaatcatcccatgtgaagagtcaactcatttaataaAGTTAAAAttgtaacaaaatgtttatttttatttatattggaaggatttaatcatttgcaattatgtcaacTTACAATAAGgtcaaatgtttatgtttctgtctccatatgatatggtaaatatatctaattcaaaaaacatctacatttaatggtctaaatattaatttgcatatatatacagtggggagaacaagtatttgaaacactgccgattttgctggTTTTCCTacacatgtagaggtctgtaatttttatcataggtacacttcaactgtgagagacggaatctaaaattgtatgatttttaagtaattaatttgcattttattgcatgacataagtatttgatacatcagaaaagcagaacatttaatgatttggtacagaaccttttgattgcaattacagagatcatacgttctgtcagttcttgacaggtttcgcacacactgcagcagagggattttggcccactcctccatagaCCTTCTTCCAGATTCGCTTCAGGTTttcgggggctgtcgctggggcgATACGACTTTCGTTCCCTCCAAATACTTTGGCCGTATTGGGTTCGAGGTTCTGGAGACGTGGCATatgccactccaggacttgagatgcttccaactccttagttgccctggcatgtgtgtttcgggtcgttgttcgATGCTGGAAGACCCAGGCCACAGAGCCCATCtgtcaatgctcttactgagggtaAGGAGGAGATTGGTTGCAAGActttcgcgatacatggccccatccatcctcccctcaatacgtgcgtCATTCCTGTCCCCTAtggcagaaagcatccccaagaatgatgtcttcacctccatgcttccacGGTTGGTGAATGGTTGTTCTtgtggttgtactcatccttcttcttcctccaaacggcgaggtgagtttagaccaaaagctctatttttgtctcatcagaccacatgacctcccattcctcctctctggatcatccagatggtcatttggcaaaattcagacgggcctggacatgctgCTGGCTGAGCAGGGGGACTCCTTGCAGTGCCGCGTgcattttaaatccatgacggcgtagtgtgctactaatggttttctttgagactgtttgccagctctcttcaggtcattgaccagttccTGACGTgtaagttctgggctgatccctcaccttcctcatcacATGATCGTCCCACGATTTGTGAGATCTTTGCATTGAGCCCGGGACCGAGGGGGTGATTGTGAAACCGTCACCTTTATTACTTCGTTCCATTTTTCTAATTATTGCGCCAAACAGTCTGCTTCGCAACCAAGTGCGCTTGACTATTGTCTGTCAGCCCATCCCGCCTTGTGCCagggtctacaattgtatcccctGATGCCTTACACagcctctggtcttggccattgtggagaggttggagtctgtttgattgagtgtgtggacaggtatcttttatgcaggtaacgagttcaaacaggtgcagttaatacaggtaatgagtggagaacaggagagcttcttaaagaaaaactaacaggtctgtgagagccggaattcttactggttggtaggtgatcaaatacttaggtcatgcaataaaatgcaaattaattacttaaaaatcatacaatgtgattttctggatttttgttttagattccgtctctcacagttgaagtatacctacgataaaaatgacagacctctacatgctttgtaagtaggaaaacctgcaaaatcagcagtgtatcaaatacttgttctccccactgtatttcgcTACCCCCAGTTTTTTTctacaaaacttcatctaaaactgttgaatgggtttcctgtaaacaatagatattatattccttctcttttagccaggtaaatactgatcgtcttttcttattatctgctaggccattacaattgtaactggctatacttatttcaccacttaccataatgagacaactTTCAAGAATTTttttcaaaatatatgtttgtaacgtaccattaaaaagtaacatgatgattgagtgtctatatagctgtaccatgatatttgcatttctactaagtaaacctccaattggtccctactattccacccgctaaaagccctcatcatcccgagttgggttgtaaatcccaatgcccggcagaccaccctcgaccccctgtatcccattagccctgaaccgactgggatccatcctttgaaaagagcacacagtgctcacacatgcgtactattgtttgtacagatgaacgtggtaccttcaggcgtttggaaattgctcccaaggatgaaccagacttgtggagatctacaattttttttctgaggtcttggctgatttcttctgattttgatgatgtaaagcaaagaggcactgagtttaaaggtaggccttgaaatacatccacaggtacacctccagttgactcaaatgatgtcaattagcctatcagacgcttctaaggccatgacataattttctggaattttccaagctgtttaaaggcacagtcaacttagtgtatgtaaacttctgtcccactggaattgtgatacagtgaattataagtgaaataatctgtctgtaaacaattgttggaaaaattaattgtgtcatgcacaaagtagatgtcctaaccgactttccaaaactatagtttgttaacaagaaatttgtggagtggttgaaaaacgagttttaatgactccaacctaagtgtatgtaaacttctgacttcaactgtttccacctctgaatattctccaaaatgtgcaaccctacactGTGCCTAAAGCCTAATTGTGAACTTACACAAGTAAGCAACGCAAGAACACACCTACACAAAATGGCTGTTCTGCGTACTTGCGTAGCAAAAATATGCAGACATGTGCAATCCCGCAATTTGTATCTCGACGCAACTACACAGGGTCGCAATTGTGTGAAGCCAATTGGGTCTTTCTGTGTTTACTTCCTTAAGGAATAAATTCGGCTTTAGGCCGTAGCTACATTACCTCAGAGGTGTAGGGGTCTAGGCAGCCCCAGGGGCTCTTGGATAGTGGGTGGCGGTCAGAGGTCCAGCTGGTGGGTGTGGCCAGGTAGCGGTGTTCCGGGAGAGGGGAGGAGTAACAGAAGTTTTCGGAGATCGATCCTGTGCCCTGGTGGGAGGAACAGTTGTAACTGTCCTGGGGAAACTCCCTGAGGAAACTCTCCATACTTAAGTTACCCATTTCATCTATAGCCAGGCTGGAGAACtagacagaacagaggacagagaggagagatgagaacgagtgtgagaggagagggagggttgtATAGGAAGGAgaagtggagagggggagaggagagggagggggatagaTTCCTTATTAAAATGGTGTGGTTTGTGCTACTGTATGTCTGAGTGTAGGGTTTACAATAGCTTACATATGGAGAAAAAAATCTGATGACACTTCATCATCATGGGCATGGCACAGTGATAGCAACAATATTTTTGGAGATACTGTTTTAACTGCTTTCTGTGCACCCTACTTACCTCTCCATCTGAAGGCAGTGCAGGTatggtggcagagagagagagacacacacacacatattcaggaTCATAAAGAGAGAGGGGACCAGAATGATGTCAGCACAATTTCAACACCAAAGGGCAGAATCTTACTGTTATATTATAGGCTAGCCTACACCTGCTGAACATAACATCAAAATACCTCAATTGCAGCCAAGAAATGTGTGAGTATCTGACAGACAGCAATAAGCTACATTTCTATTGATTATGCAGGGCTCTACGGTGACATTTTTTACAAGGAGCAAATGTGCTCTAAGTAGAAAGATGTAGGagcacaataaaaatatttgagGTATTAAAGCGGCAatccgcagttgaaacaataaaacATTCTCAGCGCCACTGTTTCTGTAAAAGGTTGAGGGACGCGGCTGGAGAAACGTAACCACACTAAAATTCATAGACAGATGGAtgcatccatgatatcaaaatgacagtttgaaccatgttttgaggctacacagtgtttatttacatttagtTTGTTTACAAACCTTGGAAAAATAAGCGTATATTTTGGCTTCTGATGTGAtacgacagttaaactaagctcatggggcatttaaaagtgatattcttcaataatcaatgggtttACATCATTCCTTTATAAGTCCAAAAAGTGATGTAGTAACTGCAGCAAGCCCCTTTAAATTATAAGAATTGCCAGCAATAACAAAATACAGGgtttaggagcaccagaaaaatgtatttttaagatTGGGCCTATGAATCCTAGCTACTTTTGAAGCagtcccttttcctttctttgtgTCACCACATATTTGCACTACTGTGGCTGCGGGACATTCCAACAATTATTCCATGAGTGATTTTTTCTTCCTAGGGGCACTGGTTCCAGGTAGCACAGCAAATTCCATGTAGCAcagctggccactccattatagacagaataccagctgacagcttcttccctaaatagttggAGCTGTACcttcggtcattgtcctgttctaggaggaaattggctccaattaagcgccatccacagggtatggcatggagTTGCAAAATGGAGCGATAGCCTTCCTGCGTCAAGATctcttttaccctgtacaaatctcccacttcacCATCACCAAAGcatccccagaccatcacattgcctccaccatgcttgacagatggcgtcaagcactcctccagcatcttttcatttttttctgcgtctcacgaatgttctttttAGTGATCCGAACACCTCCAAATTAGAATGGTCTGTCCCTAACACTGTTTTCTAATcgtcctctgttcagtgtctgtgttcttttgcccatcttaatcttttatttttattggccagtctgagatatggctttttctttgcaactcttgcctagaaggccagcatcccggagtttcctcttcactgttgacattgagactggtgttttgcaggtaatatttaatgaagctgccagttgaggacttttgagaaacagatgcctcacacgTGACACTctattgtacttgtcctcttgctcagttatgcaccggggcctcccactcctctttctattctggttagagacagtttgccctgttctgtgaagggagtagtacacagcgttgtatgagattttcagtttcttgccaatttctcgcatggaatagccttcatttctcagaacaagaatactgacgagtttcagaagaaagttctttgttcctggccattttgagcctgtaatcgaactcacaaatgctgatgctccagatactcaacggtggccagttttattgcttctttaataagtacaagttttcagctgtgcagacataattgcaaaagggttttctaatgatcaattagccttgtaaaatgataaacttggattagctaacacaacgtgccattggaacacaggactgatggtttctgataatgggcctctgtacgcctatgttgatattacataaaaaaaactGCCGTTTCCacctataatagtcatttacaacataaaaaatgtgtctacactgtacttctgatcaattttatgttattttaatggacaaaaaaaagcttttctttcaaaaaggaccccaaacttttgaacagtagtgtcataaaccctcaaagttccaggagcataccaccctgcataccactgctggcttgcttctgaagctaagcagggttggtcctggtcagtccctggatgggagaccaggtgctgctggaagtggtgttggagggccagtaggaggcactctttcctctggtctaaacaaagatcccaatgccccagggcagtgattggggacactgctctgtgtagggtgccgtctttcggatgggacgttaaacgggtgtcctgactctctgaggtcattaaagatcccatggcacttatcgtaagagtaggggtgttaaccccggtgtcctggctaaattcccaatctggccctcaaccatcacggtcacctaataatccccagtttacaattggctcattcatccccctcctctcccctgtaactattccccaggtcgttgctgcaaatgagaacgtgttctcagtcaacttacctggtaaaataacggtaaaaaaaaaaaaaaatgacagcaagaaatccaaaccagtctaaaaaaaaaataaagggatgtgatatacactatatatacaaaagtatttggagactccttcaaattagtggattcggccatttcagccacacccgttgctgacaggtatatagaatcgagcacacagccatgcaatctccattgacaaaacattggcagtagaatggctcttACCCaagagctcagagactttcaatgtggcaccgtcataggataccacctttccaacaagtcagttcttcaagcttctgcactgctagagctgcaccggtcacctgaaagtgctgttattgtgaagtggaaacgtctaggagcatcaacggcccagctgcaaagtggtaggccacacaagctcacagaacgggactgctgagtgctgaagcgtgtaaaaatgaATCCcagttcaccatctggcagtccgacggacaaatctgggttcaccatgcgcaatgccaagtgtcggttggagtggtgtaaagctcgccgccattggactctggagcagtggaaacgcattctctggagtgatgaatcacgcttcaccatctggcagtccgacggtcaaatctgggttttgcggatgccaggagaaggctAACTGCCCcaatgcaaagtgccaactgtaaagtttggtggaggaggaataatggtctggggctgtttttcatgggtcgggctaggccccttagttccagtgaagagaaatattaactctacagcatacaatgacattctacacgattctgtgcttccaactttgtggcaacagtttggggaaggccctttcctgttacagcatgacaatgcccccgtgcacaaagcgaggtccatacagaaatggtttgtcgagatcagtgtggaagaacttgactggtttgcacagagccctgacctcaattccatcaaatacctttgggatgaattagaatgccgactgcaagccaggcctaatcgctcaacatcagtgcctgacctcactaatgctctggtggctgaatggaagcaagtccccacagcaatgttccaactagaggtcgactgattatgatttttcaacgccgatactgattattggaggatcaaaaaaagccgataccgattaatcggaagatttttttaaatttatttgtaataaggacaattacaacaatactgaatgaacacttattttaacacatcaataaaatcaatttagcctcaaataaataatgaaacatgttcaatttggtttaaataatgcaaaaacaaagtgttggagaagaaagtaaaagtgcaatatgtgccatgtaagaaagctaacgtttaagttccttgctcagaacatgagaacatttgaaagctggtggttccttttaacatgagtcttcaatattcccaggtaagaagttttaggttgtagttattatagtaattataggactatttctctctatacaatttgtatttcattaacctttgactattggatgttcttataggcactttagtattgccagtgtaacagtatagcttccgtccctctcctcgctcctacctgggctcgaagcagcgttacccatgcagagcaaggggaataaccactccaagtctcagagcaagtgatgtttgaaacactattagcgcgcaccccgataactagctagctatttcacatcggttacaccagcctaatctcgggagttgataggcttgaagtcataaacagcgctgtgcttgcgaagagctgctggcaaaacacacgaaagtgctgtttgaatgaatgcttacgagcctgctgctgactaccaccgctcagtcagactgctctatcaaatatcaaatcatagactta
Coding sequences within it:
- the LOC111950984 gene encoding septin-4-like; this translates as MNKFSSLAIDEMGNLSMESFLREFPQDSYNCSSHQGTGSISENFCYSSPLPEHRYLATPTSWTSDRHPLSKSPWGCLDPYTSEDQDREYVGFATLPNQVHRKSVKKGFEFTLMVVGESGLGKSTLVNSLFLTDLYKDRKVLNAEERLAQTVGITKNTVCIEEKGVKLKLNVVDTQGYGDAINNTDSYKCVSDYIDHQFEQYRRDEFGLNRKNIQDNRVHCCLYFISPFGHGLRPLDVEFMRALQDKVNIIPVVAKSDSLTYDEVKKKKSRILSEIDKYRLKIYQLPDCDSDEDEEFRRQDMELKRSVPFAVIGSNMVVDVNGRRIRARLYPWGVVEVENPYHSDFVHLRNMLVRTHMQDLKDMTHDTHYESYRAQ